A stretch of the Sphingobacterium thalpophilum genome encodes the following:
- a CDS encoding alpha-galactosidase: MKHILSILLFFSLFSTVDAQHGPYSRFEKDTLVIGNSSIERKFVWNGGNLITHSLIDKSSGQMWFNKLTTPDFQVSKELITPATNSSYTSYEVRETAIHPTYLIAEINYSLGKLHIKKAYRIYPNSPVIACDIYLKGNMASIQDDKAANMADRKNIESTEDMEAGQMAAVLDQIKLDGFHWQTKIVEFFDVTDWNNNLIQERNIIPYRKSTYRGNLLVAHNNENNKGFFFLKEAPTSSVQLAYQGYDFTTEFSHFTVSGLGLTAKDVKDNVWTKAYSCVIGVYSGGELQQLTALRSYQKNIRKLLPQRDEMVMMNTWGDRSQDAKVNEQFSLLEVERAAALGISHFQIDDGWQVGKSPNSAVAKGSFKNIWDNPNYWKPDPVKYPRGLSPVVKRGKELGVEICLWFNPSVQNDYADWEKDASALIHLYKEYGIRTFKIDGLAIPTKQSEVNLRRLFDTVLEKTDHRVVFNLDATAGRRTGYFTFNEYGNIFLENRYTDWQNYYPYWTLRNLWQLAKYVPPERLQVEFLNKWRNADKYGDDIFAPKKHAFEYLFATTMAAQPLAWFEGTGLPGAALNIHHLISAYREIQHDFHSGTILPIGDEPSGRSWTGFQSIKGETGYFIFYRENTPEAVGSVKTWLPAGTKINCTPLFGNGKVIRTTVSRSGTMDVTLPKINDFVLYRYEIVK, from the coding sequence ATGAAACATATACTTTCGATTCTATTGTTTTTTTCGCTGTTCAGCACTGTCGACGCCCAACACGGTCCTTATAGCCGTTTTGAAAAAGATACACTGGTAATAGGCAATTCATCGATTGAAAGAAAGTTCGTTTGGAACGGCGGTAATCTGATTACCCACAGCCTGATAGATAAGTCATCGGGCCAGATGTGGTTTAACAAGTTGACCACGCCCGATTTTCAGGTTTCAAAGGAACTTATAACCCCAGCGACAAACTCTTCATATACTTCTTATGAGGTCAGGGAAACGGCTATCCACCCTACTTATTTAATCGCTGAAATTAATTATTCACTTGGAAAACTACATATAAAGAAAGCATACCGTATTTACCCAAATAGCCCTGTAATCGCTTGCGATATCTATCTAAAAGGCAATATGGCATCCATTCAGGACGATAAAGCGGCAAATATGGCAGACCGAAAGAATATCGAGTCTACGGAGGATATGGAAGCTGGGCAAATGGCGGCTGTATTGGACCAGATCAAATTGGATGGTTTTCACTGGCAGACCAAGATTGTGGAGTTTTTTGACGTCACCGACTGGAATAACAACCTGATTCAGGAAAGGAATATCATTCCTTACCGTAAATCCACATACAGGGGCAATCTGCTTGTCGCCCACAATAACGAAAATAATAAAGGGTTTTTCTTCTTGAAGGAAGCGCCCACATCCAGTGTACAGTTGGCCTATCAGGGGTACGATTTTACGACCGAATTTTCTCATTTTACGGTGAGTGGATTGGGACTGACAGCAAAGGATGTAAAAGACAATGTATGGACAAAAGCCTACAGTTGCGTGATCGGTGTGTATAGCGGCGGTGAATTGCAGCAGCTGACGGCGCTCAGAAGCTATCAAAAGAACATCCGTAAACTGTTGCCACAGCGTGATGAGATGGTCATGATGAATACCTGGGGCGACAGAAGCCAGGATGCTAAAGTAAACGAGCAATTTAGTTTGCTCGAAGTGGAGAGAGCGGCGGCACTGGGTATCTCCCATTTTCAGATAGATGATGGCTGGCAGGTGGGTAAAAGCCCAAATTCGGCCGTCGCGAAAGGTTCCTTCAAGAATATCTGGGATAATCCCAATTACTGGAAACCCGACCCCGTCAAATATCCGAGGGGCTTGTCTCCTGTCGTAAAACGAGGGAAAGAGTTAGGCGTGGAAATCTGTCTCTGGTTTAATCCAAGTGTACAAAACGACTATGCCGACTGGGAAAAAGACGCCAGCGCGCTCATCCATCTGTATAAAGAATATGGTATCCGTACCTTCAAAATAGATGGTTTGGCCATCCCGACCAAGCAATCAGAGGTCAACCTGCGCAGGCTGTTTGATACTGTGTTGGAGAAGACCGACCACCGGGTCGTATTCAACTTAGATGCCACGGCAGGCCGGAGGACAGGTTACTTTACCTTCAACGAATATGGAAATATTTTCCTCGAAAACCGTTATACCGACTGGCAGAACTATTATCCCTACTGGACGCTCAGGAATCTATGGCAATTGGCTAAATATGTTCCGCCAGAAAGGCTTCAGGTGGAATTTTTAAATAAATGGCGAAATGCGGATAAATACGGCGATGATATCTTCGCGCCAAAAAAACACGCATTTGAGTATCTCTTCGCCACAACGATGGCGGCACAGCCGCTGGCATGGTTCGAAGGTACCGGTTTGCCCGGGGCTGCGCTGAACATTCATCATCTGATCAGCGCCTATCGGGAGATCCAGCACGATTTCCATTCGGGGACCATTTTACCCATCGGCGATGAACCTTCCGGCAGGTCCTGGACAGGGTTTCAGTCCATAAAAGGTGAGACCGGTTACTTCATCTTCTACAGGGAAAATACACCGGAAGCTGTCGGTTCAGTAAAAACCTGGCTGCCTGCCGGAACAAAAATAAACTGTACACCCCTGTTTGGGAATGGCAAAGTCATCCGTACAACGGTCAGCAGAAGCGGAACAATGGACGTAACACTGCCTAAGATCAATGACTTTGTCCTCTACCGGTACGAAATTGTCAAATGA
- a CDS encoding glycoside hydrolase family 2 protein, giving the protein MIKLNNLHFVLSLFFSLMVANLFAQQTMTNVYGRRVQSLNGKWDAIVDLYDQGKKNKIYLNKKPENKTDFYEYAFENGLRLNVPPDWNSQMPELKYYEGTIWYARRFDAAKDRGGRLFLYFGAVSYRCRIYLNGQEIAQHEGGFTPFQVEITDAVKEKNNFLAVEVNNTRRVDAIPAMAFDWWNYGGITRDVFLIRTPSVFIDDYFIQLDKTGADKINASVKLSEKKANIPVTIEIPELQLKQTLMTDAHGEIKTAFVSQKIKRWSPSAPTLYQVKISSPDDQIEEEIGFRNVWVKGEDVYLNGQSIFLKSISFHEEIPQRRGRAFSQADAAMLLSEAKALGCNMIRLAHYPQNEHIVRMAEKMGFLLWEEIPVWQGIDFDNEATEEKATKMMREMVARDKNRCALTFWGVANETQPSESRNTFIRQLIATCRSMDTTRLITAAFDLVRFDKERQMFVMDDPFIKELDVVAVNKYMGWYHPWPVAPDKAKWEVAKGQPLIISEFGGEALSGKTGDADVVSSWSEDYQATLYKNNLEMFKHIPNLRGTSPWVLFDFRSPFRFHPTNQEGWNRKGLISDQGYRKKAWFLMKAYYDSK; this is encoded by the coding sequence ATGATAAAGCTTAACAATCTTCATTTCGTATTATCGCTATTTTTTAGCCTGATGGTTGCTAACCTCTTTGCACAGCAGACCATGACCAACGTATACGGTAGACGTGTACAATCACTAAATGGAAAATGGGACGCCATTGTAGATCTATATGATCAGGGGAAAAAAAACAAAATCTACCTGAATAAAAAGCCGGAGAACAAAACCGACTTTTATGAATATGCTTTCGAGAACGGCCTTCGGTTAAACGTTCCGCCAGACTGGAACAGTCAGATGCCCGAACTTAAATATTACGAAGGAACTATTTGGTATGCCCGCAGATTTGATGCAGCGAAAGACCGGGGAGGCAGACTGTTTCTATATTTTGGTGCGGTGAGCTACCGTTGCCGTATCTATCTCAACGGTCAGGAAATCGCCCAGCATGAAGGCGGGTTTACACCTTTTCAGGTAGAAATTACGGACGCGGTTAAGGAAAAGAATAATTTTTTGGCTGTCGAGGTGAATAATACCCGGCGGGTAGACGCCATTCCGGCAATGGCCTTTGACTGGTGGAATTATGGTGGGATCACCCGTGATGTGTTCCTGATCCGCACCCCTAGCGTGTTTATCGACGATTATTTTATCCAACTTGATAAAACAGGAGCGGATAAAATCAACGCCAGTGTCAAACTTTCAGAAAAGAAGGCAAATATTCCCGTGACGATCGAAATTCCGGAACTGCAGCTAAAACAGACCCTGATGACCGATGCCCATGGGGAAATAAAGACAGCATTTGTATCGCAGAAAATTAAGCGTTGGTCACCATCTGCACCAACGCTGTATCAGGTGAAAATTTCGAGCCCCGATGATCAGATAGAAGAGGAGATCGGTTTTCGCAATGTTTGGGTCAAAGGAGAGGACGTCTATCTGAACGGCCAGTCTATTTTCTTGAAATCCATCTCCTTTCATGAGGAAATACCACAGCGCAGGGGCCGCGCTTTTTCACAGGCAGATGCGGCAATGTTACTTTCAGAAGCGAAAGCCCTAGGCTGTAACATGATTCGGTTGGCGCACTATCCACAAAATGAACATATCGTCAGAATGGCCGAAAAAATGGGATTCTTGTTATGGGAAGAAATCCCGGTATGGCAAGGTATCGATTTTGATAATGAGGCGACTGAAGAAAAAGCCACAAAGATGATGCGTGAAATGGTTGCGCGCGACAAAAACCGCTGTGCGCTGACGTTTTGGGGCGTAGCAAACGAAACACAGCCTTCCGAGTCCAGAAATACATTTATCAGACAATTGATAGCTACCTGTCGAAGCATGGATACAACAAGGCTCATTACCGCGGCCTTTGATCTGGTGCGTTTCGATAAAGAAAGGCAAATGTTTGTAATGGACGATCCCTTTATTAAAGAATTGGATGTAGTGGCCGTTAACAAATATATGGGCTGGTACCATCCTTGGCCGGTTGCTCCGGATAAAGCCAAATGGGAAGTCGCCAAAGGGCAGCCTTTGATCATTTCTGAATTTGGAGGTGAAGCACTGTCTGGCAAAACAGGTGATGCGGATGTCGTAAGTTCATGGAGCGAAGATTATCAGGCCACTTTGTACAAAAACAATCTGGAGATGTTTAAGCATATCCCAAACTTGCGTGGTACCTCTCCATGGGTACTTTTTGATTTCCGTTCGCCTTTCCGTTTTCATCCCACCAATCAGGAAGGCTGGAACCGCAAAGGGCTAATATCGGATCAGGGATACCGGAAGAAGGCCTGGTTTTTAATGAAGGCATATTATGATAGTAAATAA
- a CDS encoding sugar-binding domain-containing protein, with product MNLYTHLKTICLIGILALTSWSKAQDVIDLSGTWGFQTDVMDFRRGSLSPRYNHVLQEAIKLPGITDDYQIGYKNPYRYIDRLTRKYEYMGPAWYQRDIEIPAAWKGKKIRMYFERTHWLSSIYVDTKQVSSIDYVSVPHDHDLSPFVKPGNRHRITVCIDNRFQYNTHKWDHAHTEFTQINWNGILGDMKLMAIDPVYLEDLQVYPNIGDHSIRVRLQINNDIKKQVKGEASFTIAGTNYSLQDQVAVSSTDSVTFVEANIQLGKNIKLWDEFNPNLYRITCQLSTSDGNKTYQHEKTVTFGMREVKQGKNHVLLNNRPIHLRGNVENAVFPKTGHAPLDDASWERIMLLMKEYGMNHLRFHSWCPPAAAFRMADKHGIYFEVEMPMWGKDAEPDEARYNFFRREMKAILKEYGNHPSFVLYCNGNEITGNFDFIEELTAAGRKADPRHLYSGSTARTRVKSDQYYVSQQTNKGPVKVYEGLPNTDWDKNIESDVDVPVLSHESGQRCIYPNFDEIKKYENSPVEARNFEVFRELLQKNGMLDQAKDFYRASGALTVLEYKAVIETLLRSGKSAGFQLLSLNDFPGQGYAPVGIFDPFWDSKGLVTAQKFREFCAPTVALLRYAKSSYFDTETFKAKAEVYNFSNSALKNAKIKWWLTDTSGKVLKKGNLKRQTIANDQVSPAGDFEIPLKNISSQKVTVHLAINDSIRNSWDIWVYPAHQNLMRSNDQVLYSSVYDEAVRKQLAQGKTVVLYPSPDHVKGRKSMFHNHFWNPIMFAWAPMTIGNLIHHEQGMFKDFSTSYHTDWQWWDILNYAKVIEMQNTPQKLRPFIQVIDSYDSNQKLGIGFEARVNGGKLLVLALDTKTDIDKRPATQQLLYSIDNYVNSDKFSPQVPLDETFIQSFLTN from the coding sequence ATGAACTTATATACACACTTAAAAACAATATGCTTAATAGGGATTTTAGCTTTGACCAGCTGGTCAAAAGCTCAAGACGTCATCGATTTATCAGGCACCTGGGGCTTTCAGACCGATGTGATGGATTTTCGGCGGGGCTCGCTTTCTCCACGCTATAACCACGTTTTACAAGAAGCGATCAAACTTCCGGGGATCACCGATGACTACCAGATCGGGTATAAAAATCCGTACCGATATATTGACCGTTTAACTAGAAAATATGAATACATGGGGCCGGCTTGGTACCAGCGCGATATCGAGATACCCGCCGCATGGAAGGGCAAAAAGATAAGAATGTATTTTGAGCGCACGCACTGGTTAAGTTCGATTTATGTCGATACCAAACAAGTAAGCAGTATTGATTATGTGAGCGTGCCGCACGACCACGACCTTAGCCCTTTTGTAAAACCCGGAAACAGGCATCGTATTACGGTCTGTATCGACAATAGGTTTCAGTACAATACCCACAAGTGGGATCATGCCCATACCGAATTTACACAGATCAACTGGAACGGTATTTTGGGCGATATGAAGCTGATGGCCATAGACCCCGTCTATCTGGAAGACCTCCAGGTATATCCCAACATCGGGGATCACTCGATACGAGTGAGATTACAGATAAATAACGATATCAAAAAACAGGTGAAAGGTGAGGCTTCTTTCACTATTGCCGGAACCAACTATAGTCTCCAAGACCAAGTTGCCGTGTCCAGTACCGATTCAGTCACCTTCGTGGAGGCCAATATCCAGCTGGGCAAAAATATCAAATTGTGGGATGAGTTTAACCCGAACCTTTACCGGATTACCTGCCAGCTGAGCACATCCGACGGCAACAAGACCTATCAGCACGAAAAGACGGTCACATTCGGTATGCGTGAGGTAAAACAAGGGAAAAATCACGTATTGCTCAATAACCGTCCTATCCATCTAAGGGGCAATGTCGAAAATGCGGTGTTCCCAAAAACCGGACATGCTCCGTTGGACGATGCCTCATGGGAGCGTATTATGCTACTGATGAAAGAGTACGGGATGAATCATCTACGCTTCCATTCCTGGTGTCCGCCGGCCGCAGCTTTTCGCATGGCCGATAAACATGGAATTTATTTCGAGGTAGAGATGCCTATGTGGGGCAAAGATGCAGAACCTGACGAAGCACGGTACAACTTCTTCCGTAGAGAGATGAAAGCCATCTTAAAAGAGTACGGCAATCATCCCTCCTTTGTTTTGTATTGCAATGGCAATGAAATCACCGGAAACTTCGACTTTATCGAAGAGCTGACTGCCGCGGGCAGAAAAGCAGACCCACGCCATTTATATAGCGGCTCTACGGCCAGAACGCGGGTAAAATCAGACCAGTATTACGTATCACAGCAGACCAACAAAGGACCGGTAAAAGTATACGAAGGTCTGCCCAATACCGACTGGGATAAGAATATAGAATCTGACGTAGATGTGCCTGTACTTTCGCACGAATCGGGGCAGAGATGTATTTATCCCAATTTTGATGAAATTAAAAAGTATGAAAACAGTCCCGTCGAAGCGCGCAATTTTGAAGTGTTCAGGGAGCTGCTCCAAAAAAATGGCATGCTTGACCAAGCGAAGGATTTTTACAGGGCATCGGGCGCATTGACGGTACTCGAGTACAAGGCTGTGATCGAAACGCTGCTACGTTCTGGCAAGTCGGCAGGCTTCCAGCTTTTGTCGTTGAACGATTTTCCGGGGCAGGGTTATGCACCTGTGGGTATCTTTGATCCTTTTTGGGATTCCAAAGGCCTCGTTACTGCTCAAAAATTCAGGGAGTTCTGTGCCCCAACGGTTGCTCTGCTGCGTTATGCCAAAAGCAGCTATTTCGATACCGAAACTTTTAAGGCCAAAGCCGAGGTGTATAACTTTAGCAATTCCGCTCTTAAAAATGCCAAAATTAAATGGTGGTTGACTGATACCAGCGGCAAAGTGCTGAAAAAAGGAAACCTGAAAAGGCAGACCATTGCCAATGATCAGGTATCGCCAGCCGGCGACTTTGAGATACCCTTGAAAAATATAAGCAGCCAAAAGGTTACCGTACATCTCGCCATCAATGATAGCATTAGAAACAGCTGGGACATCTGGGTATATCCGGCCCATCAGAATTTGATGCGGTCCAACGATCAGGTACTATACAGCAGTGTTTATGATGAGGCGGTGAGAAAACAGCTCGCTCAGGGAAAGACAGTCGTGCTTTATCCATCGCCGGATCACGTAAAGGGCCGGAAGTCCATGTTTCACAATCATTTCTGGAACCCCATCATGTTTGCCTGGGCACCGATGACCATCGGCAACCTGATTCATCACGAGCAGGGCATGTTCAAGGATTTCAGCACTTCATACCATACCGATTGGCAATGGTGGGATATCCTTAATTATGCAAAAGTGATCGAAATGCAAAATACGCCGCAGAAGCTGCGTCCATTTATACAGGTAATCGATAGTTATGATAGCAACCAAAAGTTAGGTATTGGCTTCGAAGCCAGAGTAAACGGTGGAAAATTATTGGTGCTGGCATTAGATACCAAGACGGACATCGATAAGCGACCGGCAACACAACAATTGTTGTACAGTATTGACAATTATGTGAACAGTGATAAGTTTTCGCCACAGGTGCCGCTGGACGAAACTTTTATCCAGTCATTTTTAACAAATTAA
- a CDS encoding response regulator, with translation MKKFGLLICVIAFFWQYVLAIDVSRYRFHLMPETSYYGGIQSIAKDSLGRIWYTGPDALFMYDGNSFYQLNDIISAIKPKHKWGYGSLIRDRKGNLFLASGYGLLKFDYERFSFDVAVPGKIRSFCLNSDGKLYMLSDDRVLSYDPLNGHSESFSLPENKSFHTILSAKGHVFLTQGAIVHRVEMTRKRVEHFADFGSAANQVNDIVEYRGLLYFLTQRGGIHVTDLTGTLKQKIPVIVAQNQSVLSKKLYLDPTGVIWVATQAGLFLYSPDQGSSSSLQMNLNDAFSLPNNSIWTIYADPDQGAWIGTYGGKIAYCSLYDARVRYFNPSPGGLNHPIVSSFQEDHLGNIWIGTEGGNLNYWNRKNDQFSRPLRSQSSSSNANMIKRLKFDAKGRRLFISAYNGGIGTYDLDNNRFGSFNFLSPESQQPLTVYDFVNDSRGTWWMTDPDKPFIYRKQPQGSIEMVNVIGANGKKLNLEVEALYLNEQEQLCLISHQGFFMVDTRSLKVLKRYMVKDTAYSANYLCSYVVTSGGDVWLGTLGKGVNVLKKDGTYTNYSAANGFPAKMVFGILEDNSTKNVWLSTSEGLFYFDRKQNKFEKARFYQENNIGSFYIHSAYKTSKGEMLFGGTNGFLLFDPAYLNKNLQRPKVFFTAFLVNNKLVTPRDQPSVLPKDIGSLSNQKEQIRLSSSQSNVEIRFSANSYLSADKNQFAYRMLGLGDEWQISHANQKSVQFLNLPGGDYTFEIKASNNDGLWGDQISRLYIHVDPPFFLSWWAYCFYVALALALLFFITRYYTNKKVFKERLALESLKEQNMRELNQARTDFFTNISHDLKTPLTLVLQPLKQLKETVVNNDAAVGYMDLIEKNVSRIQRMISQLLRFREIESQKITLNPQAGDFINFVRDIFGLFELYANKKGIETNLAAHKDSLYVAFDYDIIEKILTNLFSNALKYTPDNGYVGVRIYSATEEEKLRFSSPDLQETEYISVEVLNTGDGFSEAQIATLFTSFNRLSSQRPTFEESSGLGLAIVKELVDVLGGKIWMVNKADKISFTISLPLKKQAGSGDMQSNVYDYTVSEIDDIIMQDTAEPEKGFMNIKKTDNILLIEDDPQLRAYLEQRLAEKYNVYTASDGKEGLTKAEKIYPQLIITDLIMPNRNGLDVCRSLRQNFKTSHIPIIMISGTGDDNQNKIKALEYGANVFIDKPFNVDYLLQQTETILRTQQELKVKYSKHYQVDPSNVTVTSMDEELLNKAIKVIEENIDNANYSVEDFVSDMNVGRTILYQKIHDIVGMSIKEFILNMRLKRSAYLLEKSDLTVAEVAYQTGFNNAKYFSVCFKKQFEVSPSEFKKKIANGGDRK, from the coding sequence ATGAAAAAATTCGGTCTGCTAATTTGTGTCATCGCTTTTTTCTGGCAATATGTTCTCGCTATCGACGTTTCGAGGTACAGATTTCACCTGATGCCCGAAACTTCCTATTACGGAGGTATCCAGAGCATCGCAAAAGACAGTCTGGGACGGATCTGGTACACTGGTCCGGACGCGCTCTTCATGTATGACGGCAATAGCTTTTACCAGTTAAATGATATCATCTCTGCTATCAAGCCAAAGCATAAATGGGGGTATGGTTCGTTGATCAGAGACAGGAAGGGAAATTTGTTTTTAGCTTCGGGCTATGGCTTATTAAAGTTCGATTACGAACGCTTTTCTTTTGATGTCGCCGTACCGGGCAAGATCCGCTCATTCTGTTTAAATAGCGACGGCAAACTTTATATGCTGTCAGATGACAGGGTACTGAGCTATGATCCATTAAATGGTCATTCTGAAAGTTTTTCGTTGCCAGAGAACAAATCTTTCCATACCATATTGAGTGCAAAAGGTCATGTTTTTTTAACGCAGGGAGCTATTGTGCACCGTGTAGAGATGACCAGGAAACGTGTAGAACATTTCGCGGACTTTGGTAGCGCGGCCAATCAGGTAAACGATATCGTGGAGTACCGTGGATTGCTTTACTTTTTAACGCAGCGGGGTGGTATTCATGTGACCGATTTGACAGGAACGTTAAAACAGAAAATCCCGGTGATCGTCGCACAAAATCAGTCCGTTTTGTCCAAAAAGCTATACTTGGACCCAACAGGGGTCATATGGGTGGCTACGCAGGCCGGCCTTTTCCTTTATAGCCCCGATCAGGGAAGCAGCAGCTCTTTACAGATGAATCTGAATGATGCTTTTTCATTGCCCAACAACTCCATCTGGACGATTTATGCGGACCCCGACCAAGGGGCATGGATAGGTACCTACGGTGGTAAAATCGCCTACTGCTCACTTTACGACGCAAGGGTGCGCTATTTTAATCCGAGTCCCGGCGGGCTTAATCATCCCATTGTAAGTAGTTTTCAGGAAGATCATTTAGGAAATATATGGATTGGTACAGAAGGCGGTAACCTCAATTACTGGAATAGAAAAAACGACCAATTTAGCCGCCCTTTAAGATCACAGAGCAGCTCGTCAAATGCAAACATGATCAAACGCCTTAAGTTTGACGCAAAAGGCAGGCGCTTGTTCATTTCAGCTTATAATGGTGGAATCGGTACCTATGACCTGGACAATAATAGGTTTGGCAGCTTCAACTTCCTTTCGCCCGAAAGCCAGCAACCGTTGACTGTTTACGATTTCGTAAACGACAGCAGAGGTACATGGTGGATGACAGATCCTGATAAACCGTTTATATACCGAAAGCAACCGCAAGGCAGCATAGAAATGGTAAACGTGATCGGCGCGAATGGTAAAAAATTAAACCTGGAGGTGGAAGCACTTTATCTTAATGAACAGGAGCAGCTTTGTCTGATCAGCCATCAGGGCTTTTTTATGGTGGATACCCGCAGCTTAAAAGTGTTAAAGCGCTATATGGTCAAAGACACTGCGTATTCTGCCAACTATCTGTGCAGCTATGTCGTTACCTCTGGCGGCGACGTTTGGCTCGGTACCCTGGGAAAAGGTGTCAATGTGCTCAAAAAGGACGGAACCTACACCAACTACAGTGCTGCCAACGGGTTTCCGGCGAAGATGGTATTTGGCATACTGGAGGATAACAGCACCAAAAACGTCTGGTTGAGTACCAGCGAAGGTCTTTTTTATTTCGATCGGAAACAAAATAAATTTGAAAAAGCCAGATTTTATCAGGAAAATAATATCGGCTCATTTTATATTCATTCAGCTTACAAAACATCCAAGGGCGAAATGCTGTTTGGTGGCACCAACGGTTTTCTGCTTTTTGACCCGGCCTACCTGAATAAAAACCTGCAGCGTCCCAAAGTGTTTTTTACGGCATTTTTAGTGAACAACAAGCTGGTGACCCCGCGCGACCAACCATCCGTTTTGCCAAAAGATATCGGCAGTCTATCCAACCAGAAGGAGCAGATACGGCTATCGAGCAGTCAGTCCAATGTAGAAATCAGGTTTTCGGCCAATAGCTATCTGTCGGCAGATAAAAACCAATTTGCATACCGCATGCTGGGACTTGGCGACGAATGGCAGATTAGTCACGCCAATCAAAAATCTGTACAGTTTCTCAATCTTCCGGGCGGTGATTATACATTCGAGATCAAGGCCTCCAACAACGATGGATTGTGGGGCGACCAGATATCGAGGCTGTATATCCACGTTGATCCTCCATTTTTCCTGTCATGGTGGGCCTATTGTTTCTATGTGGCCCTCGCTCTAGCCCTGCTGTTTTTCATTACCCGATATTACACCAATAAAAAAGTATTCAAAGAAAGACTCGCACTGGAGAGTTTAAAGGAACAGAATATGCGTGAACTGAACCAGGCCCGAACGGATTTCTTTACCAATATCTCGCACGACTTAAAAACACCGTTAACACTGGTGTTGCAGCCGCTCAAACAACTTAAAGAGACCGTAGTCAACAACGATGCTGCGGTGGGATATATGGATCTGATCGAGAAAAATGTATCCCGGATCCAGCGGATGATCAGCCAGCTGCTGCGTTTTCGAGAAATTGAAAGTCAAAAAATTACGCTCAATCCACAGGCCGGTGATTTTATCAATTTTGTAAGGGATATCTTTGGTCTTTTTGAACTCTATGCCAATAAAAAAGGTATCGAGACCAACCTTGCCGCACATAAAGACAGTTTATATGTGGCGTTTGATTATGACATCATCGAAAAGATCCTGACCAACCTGTTTTCCAATGCACTCAAATATACGCCAGACAACGGCTATGTGGGGGTACGCATCTATTCTGCGACCGAAGAAGAAAAATTGCGGTTTTCATCGCCGGATCTACAGGAGACAGAATACATTTCGGTCGAAGTCTTAAACACCGGAGACGGCTTTTCCGAAGCACAGATTGCGACATTGTTTACCTCTTTCAACCGCCTGTCGTCACAAAGACCTACTTTTGAAGAAAGTTCCGGGCTCGGCCTTGCCATTGTAAAAGAACTGGTGGATGTGCTGGGCGGAAAAATATGGATGGTCAACAAAGCCGATAAAATTTCGTTTACCATATCATTGCCCTTGAAGAAACAAGCCGGATCAGGAGATATGCAGTCAAATGTGTACGATTATACGGTGTCCGAAATTGACGATATCATTATGCAGGATACGGCAGAGCCCGAAAAAGGCTTTATGAATATCAAAAAGACAGACAATATCCTGCTGATCGAAGATGACCCGCAGTTGCGGGCTTATCTGGAGCAAAGGCTGGCTGAAAAATACAACGTATATACGGCCAGCGACGGCAAAGAAGGCTTGACCAAAGCCGAGAAAATTTATCCGCAGTTGATTATTACCGACCTGATTATGCCAAATCGCAATGGCCTGGACGTTTGCCGGAGCTTAAGGCAAAATTTTAAGACCAGCCATATTCCCATCATCATGATATCCGGGACAGGAGACGATAACCAGAATAAAATAAAAGCACTGGAATACGGTGCAAACGTCTTTATAGACAAGCCGTTTAATGTCGATTATCTATTGCAGCAAACCGAAACCATCCTGAGAACCCAGCAAGAACTGAAAGTAAAATACAGCAAGCATTATCAGGTTGATCCTTCAAATGTCACCGTGACCTCCATGGACGAGGAGCTACTGAATAAGGCCATCAAGGTCATCGAGGAAAATATTGATAACGCTAATTATTCCGTCGAAGACTTTGTGTCCGATATGAATGTAGGCAGGACCATACTCTACCAAAAGATACATGATATTGTCGGCATGTCCATTAAAGAGTTTATTTTGAATATGCGTTTGAAAAGAAGCGCCTATCTATTGGAAAAATCAGATCTGACTGTGGCAGAGGTTGCCTATCAGACAGGCTTCAACAATGCAAAATACTTTAGTGTGTGTTTTAAAAAACAGTTTGAAGTGAGTCCGTCTGAGTTTAAGAAAAAAATCGCCAATGGCGGGGACAGGAAATAG